The following are encoded in a window of Geobacter metallireducens GS-15 genomic DNA:
- a CDS encoding general secretion pathway protein GspE: protein MALRLGEMLVKTGRITPDQLDEALRSQVIFGGRLGTNLVEMGCIDEEELARVLSEKLRVPCVDPDELMNISPAIIEAVPLEVVEQYQVVPLRLENRRLFLVMADPSDLPAIDQIAFRTGHVIVPLVAPEIRLLMALEKYYGIKRELRYLPVSKGLGGRRVCSYQPKPADAAIAAPREVVDFSTLPAEGEEFFPWGEGGYDATRIEAAKRHTIDTLSRELVDAPDRDAVARAILNYVGQEFGRAALLLVTRDAVAGWMALDGGNPVPRFDELRIGLDEPSVMLSVTKARVLYHGPVAGTPANLRLLKALGGDKPEGMILVPLVMNKRVVAILCAVGGVELLGARQESLQVVARKGVLAFEVLILKNKILMT from the coding sequence ATGGCGCTTAGACTTGGAGAAATGCTGGTCAAGACAGGCCGGATCACGCCGGACCAGCTTGATGAGGCTTTGAGGAGCCAGGTCATCTTCGGAGGACGGCTCGGAACGAACCTTGTCGAGATGGGATGCATCGACGAGGAGGAACTGGCGAGGGTCCTGAGTGAGAAGTTGCGGGTCCCCTGCGTCGACCCGGACGAGCTGATGAACATCTCCCCTGCCATTATAGAGGCGGTGCCGTTGGAGGTGGTGGAGCAGTACCAGGTGGTCCCCCTCAGACTGGAGAACCGGCGGCTGTTCCTCGTCATGGCCGATCCGTCCGATCTTCCCGCCATTGATCAGATAGCCTTCAGGACCGGCCATGTCATCGTGCCGCTGGTGGCCCCGGAGATCAGGCTCCTGATGGCCCTCGAAAAGTACTACGGCATCAAGCGGGAGTTGCGGTATCTGCCGGTGTCGAAGGGATTGGGGGGGAGAAGGGTCTGCAGCTACCAGCCGAAACCCGCTGACGCGGCCATCGCCGCTCCGCGCGAGGTGGTCGACTTTTCGACGCTCCCCGCGGAGGGGGAGGAATTTTTTCCGTGGGGAGAGGGGGGGTACGACGCTACCCGGATCGAAGCCGCCAAGCGGCACACCATCGACACCCTCTCCCGCGAGCTGGTCGATGCCCCTGACCGGGATGCGGTGGCGCGGGCCATCCTGAACTACGTGGGTCAGGAGTTCGGCCGGGCAGCGCTCCTCCTCGTCACCCGGGATGCCGTGGCGGGGTGGATGGCCCTCGATGGGGGAAACCCGGTCCCCCGGTTCGACGAACTGAGAATCGGCCTCGACGAGCCGTCAGTAATGCTGTCGGTGACCAAGGCCCGGGTCCTCTACCATGGTCCCGTGGCCGGTACTCCCGCAAACCTCAGGCTGCTGAAGGCCCTGGGGGGGGACAAGCCCGAGGGGATGATCCTCGTACCCCTGGTTATGAACAAGCGGGTGGTGGCCATCCTCTGCGCCGTGGGTGGGGTGGAGCTCCTCGGCGCCAGGCAGGAGAGCCTCCAGGTCGTTGCCCGCAAGGGGGTCCTTGCCTTCGAGGTTCTCATCCTGAAAAACAAGATCCTGATGACGTGA
- a CDS encoding J domain-containing protein → MNDVQRAFDLLQLKPGASPAEVKRAFRDQVAAWHPDRFSADPIMQRRAEERLRLVIEAHRSIVSYHEMRASGEMAAGHRVQGDDRGLSSPAGSFFRSVPNCVFCVVVLGCALLGLLRHGMTIHAWIYGVEMALIPALFSLAYNLAGRGNLVVRNLYLGFCLCALAVVVVDGAMIGVERSAPAGEGEVFSPRGNDGGAVGGGWPLPRGGGRDLIGEGLAPASHEPPSPRAPALPLAPMAPAAPHAPAAPLAPLAH, encoded by the coding sequence ATGAACGATGTGCAACGTGCCTTTGATCTGTTGCAGTTGAAGCCGGGCGCGAGTCCCGCGGAGGTAAAACGTGCCTTTCGCGACCAGGTTGCAGCGTGGCATCCCGACCGGTTCTCCGCCGACCCCATCATGCAGCGGCGAGCCGAGGAACGGCTGCGCCTCGTCATCGAGGCCCATCGGTCAATCGTTTCATATCATGAAATGCGTGCATCGGGAGAGATGGCGGCCGGCCATCGCGTGCAGGGGGATGATCGGGGCCTTTCCTCGCCGGCCGGGAGCTTTTTTCGCTCGGTCCCGAATTGTGTATTCTGCGTCGTTGTGCTTGGCTGTGCCCTGCTGGGGCTGCTCCGGCATGGGATGACGATCCACGCCTGGATCTACGGAGTTGAGATGGCGCTTATACCGGCCCTCTTCTCCCTGGCCTACAATCTGGCGGGCCGCGGCAATCTGGTGGTGAGAAATCTCTATCTCGGCTTTTGCCTCTGTGCTTTGGCAGTCGTTGTGGTGGACGGCGCCATGATCGGTGTGGAGCGGTCTGCACCGGCCGGGGAAGGGGAAGTCTTTTCCCCCCGGGGTAATGACGGCGGAGCGGTTGGTGGCGGCTGGCCCCTCCCCCGCGGGGGAGGCAGGGACCTCATTGGCGAAGGTCTTGCGCCGGCTTCCCATGAACCGCCTTCTCCGCGGGCACCGGCTCTCCCTCTGGCGCCGATGGCCCCCGCGGCTCCCCATGCGCCCGCGGCCCCGCTGGCGCCATTGGCTCACTGA